One genomic segment of Rhizorhabdus phycosphaerae includes these proteins:
- a CDS encoding MarR family winged helix-turn-helix transcriptional regulator, with protein MKSDEEDLLTDLGRLYGSLKRSFDRSMVERGASLARTKMLILIQKEGGTVRATDIAERFGIAPRTVTEALDGLEREGMILRTPDPADRRAKRISITAEGEAAVAVTEPIRQALSKRILLGLGPEEQAVFHATIRKLLRCIDED; from the coding sequence ATGAAATCCGATGAGGAAGACCTCCTAACCGATCTCGGGCGGCTCTACGGCAGCCTCAAGCGCAGTTTCGACCGCTCGATGGTCGAACGCGGCGCTTCGCTCGCGCGGACCAAGATGTTGATCCTCATCCAGAAGGAAGGGGGCACCGTCCGCGCGACCGACATCGCGGAACGCTTCGGCATTGCCCCGCGCACCGTGACCGAAGCACTCGACGGGCTGGAACGGGAGGGCATGATCCTGCGGACGCCCGATCCGGCCGACCGCCGGGCGAAGCGGATCAGCATCACGGCGGAAGGAGAAGCCGCCGTCGCCGTTACCGAACCGATCCGCCAGGCGCTGTCGAAGCGAATATTGCTCGGCTTGGGGCCGGAAGAACAGGCCGTCTTTCACGCGACGATCCGCAAATTGCTGCGCTGCATCGACGAAGATTGA
- a CDS encoding HlyD family secretion protein — MSETTEAPPSDSPESADPAKAARRKLILRRVLLVGGGLFVLVGVIWGARHFIYGRYQQSTDDAFIQSDAITVSPKVSGYVDRVFVTDNQDVKAGQPLVQIDPRDYSAQAAQARAQIDVALASAAGVDAQIEEQFAAVDQARAQLLSARAEAELATREVVRYRPLAASGAETRERLAQLEAQAIQARAKVDAAQASLTASERRVATLRAQRQQARAQGEAARAQLSAARTDVEATILRAPVDGRIGNRGVRQGQFVQASTRLMSLVPAKSLYVVANFKETQLGLMRPGQPVTVEVDALDGVELHGVIESIAPGTGAQFSVLPPQNATGNFTKIVQRIPVRIAINAGPETRALLIPGMSVEATVDTRSAKAAIDAIRDEQERRNERARQ, encoded by the coding sequence ATGAGCGAAACGACCGAAGCGCCACCCTCCGATTCGCCCGAGTCCGCCGACCCCGCGAAGGCCGCTCGTCGCAAGCTGATCCTCCGCCGCGTACTGCTGGTCGGGGGAGGTCTGTTCGTGCTCGTGGGTGTGATCTGGGGCGCGCGGCACTTCATCTATGGCCGCTATCAGCAGTCCACCGACGACGCCTTCATCCAGTCCGATGCTATCACCGTGTCACCCAAGGTGTCGGGCTATGTGGACCGCGTCTTCGTGACCGACAATCAGGATGTGAAGGCAGGGCAGCCGCTCGTCCAGATCGACCCGCGCGATTATAGCGCGCAGGCGGCGCAGGCGCGCGCCCAGATCGATGTCGCGCTGGCGAGCGCGGCAGGGGTCGACGCGCAGATCGAGGAGCAGTTCGCTGCGGTCGATCAGGCGCGGGCGCAGCTCCTATCCGCACGCGCGGAGGCTGAACTGGCGACCCGGGAGGTCGTCCGCTACCGCCCGCTCGCGGCGAGCGGTGCCGAAACGCGCGAGCGCCTCGCCCAGCTTGAAGCGCAGGCGATCCAGGCGCGGGCCAAGGTCGACGCGGCCCAGGCATCGCTGACCGCATCCGAGCGGCGCGTGGCGACGTTGCGCGCACAGCGGCAGCAGGCCCGCGCGCAGGGTGAGGCCGCCCGGGCCCAGCTCTCGGCGGCGCGGACCGATGTCGAGGCGACGATCCTGCGGGCCCCGGTCGACGGCCGCATCGGCAACAGGGGCGTCCGCCAGGGCCAGTTCGTCCAGGCATCGACCAGGCTCATGTCGCTGGTCCCGGCCAAGAGCCTCTATGTGGTGGCCAATTTCAAGGAAACCCAGCTGGGCCTGATGCGGCCGGGGCAGCCGGTGACCGTCGAAGTCGATGCCCTCGATGGCGTCGAGCTCCACGGCGTGATCGAGAGCATCGCGCCCGGAACCGGCGCACAATTCTCCGTTCTGCCGCCGCAAAATGCGACGGGCAACTTCACCAAGATCGTCCAGCGCATCCCCGTGCGCATCGCGATCAATGCGGGCCCTGAGACGCGGGCGCTGCTCATCCCCGGCATGTCGGTCGAGGCGACCGTCGACACGCGGTCGGCCAAAGCCGCGATCGACGCCATCCGTGACGAGCAGGAGCGCCGGAACGAGCGCGCCCGGCAATGA
- a CDS encoding MDR family MFS transporter has protein sequence MSAAVAGSAAAPPERADVSAWLAVAAGSLGALMATLDISIVNSSLPTIQGEIGATGTEGTWIATAYLVAEIIIIPLSAWLERLFGLRTFLLIAVTLFTAFSIVCGISTNLTMMIIGRVGQGFTGGALVPTAMTIIATRLPRSQQPIGNAMFGVTAIIGPLLGPLVGGWLTENVSWHYAFFLNIPVGILLVVLLLTTMAHRPPDWEELWGADWRGIVGMALGLGGLTIVLEEGQREQWFQSSAIVQMSIVTAIGFGLLLAGQIFAKRPVIKLRLLLDRQFGAVALMGLVIGMMIYGTSYVIPQFLSAIAGYNALQSGKIVLLSGIPSMLLMPFTPLLMRYLDIRIAVAMGLAIMATSCMVDTVLTSQSVGHDFVESQLLRGVGVIMGFLFLNQAAIASVPARDAGDAAGLFNAVRNLGGSLALAGIATIQDQRNWLHSRRIEESMSANSDTVQNYVASLSQTFGGQEAGLRTLAGTIQREALVMTFNDIFWMLGVGIIAVIPLVLFLRPLPQGQPVVMH, from the coding sequence ATGAGCGCCGCCGTGGCGGGGAGTGCAGCGGCACCGCCTGAGCGCGCCGATGTGAGCGCCTGGCTGGCTGTTGCGGCCGGCAGCCTGGGTGCGCTGATGGCGACGCTCGACATCTCGATCGTGAACTCGTCGCTGCCGACCATCCAGGGCGAGATCGGTGCGACCGGCACCGAAGGAACCTGGATCGCTACGGCCTATCTGGTAGCCGAGATCATCATCATCCCGCTGTCCGCGTGGCTCGAACGCCTGTTCGGCTTGCGCACCTTCCTGCTGATCGCCGTCACCCTGTTCACGGCCTTTTCGATTGTCTGCGGGATCTCGACCAACCTGACGATGATGATCATCGGCCGGGTGGGGCAGGGGTTCACCGGTGGCGCGCTGGTGCCGACCGCAATGACGATCATCGCCACGCGGCTGCCGCGCTCGCAGCAGCCGATCGGCAATGCGATGTTCGGCGTCACCGCGATCATCGGCCCGCTGCTCGGACCGCTGGTCGGTGGCTGGCTGACCGAGAATGTCAGCTGGCACTACGCCTTTTTCCTGAACATACCCGTCGGCATATTGCTGGTCGTCCTCCTGCTTACCACCATGGCTCACCGGCCGCCCGATTGGGAGGAGCTGTGGGGCGCCGATTGGCGCGGCATCGTGGGGATGGCGCTGGGCCTCGGCGGCCTGACCATCGTCCTCGAAGAGGGCCAGCGCGAGCAATGGTTTCAGAGCAGCGCGATCGTCCAGATGAGCATCGTGACCGCCATTGGCTTCGGTCTGCTGCTGGCCGGCCAGATCTTTGCGAAGCGACCCGTCATCAAATTGCGGCTGTTGCTCGACCGGCAGTTCGGCGCGGTGGCGCTGATGGGCCTCGTGATCGGGATGATGATTTACGGGACCTCCTACGTCATTCCGCAATTCCTGTCCGCCATTGCCGGGTATAACGCGCTTCAGTCGGGCAAGATCGTCCTCCTGTCCGGCATTCCCAGCATGTTGCTGATGCCCTTCACGCCGCTGCTGATGCGCTATCTCGACATCCGGATCGCGGTCGCAATGGGGCTCGCGATCATGGCGACGAGCTGCATGGTCGACACGGTCCTCACGTCGCAATCGGTCGGACACGACTTCGTTGAGTCTCAGCTGTTGCGCGGCGTCGGCGTGATCATGGGCTTCCTGTTCCTGAATCAGGCCGCGATCGCCTCGGTGCCGGCGCGCGATGCCGGGGATGCGGCCGGTCTGTTCAATGCCGTCCGCAATCTCGGCGGGTCGCTGGCGCTGGCCGGGATCGCGACGATCCAGGACCAGCGCAACTGGCTCCACAGCCGCCGCATCGAGGAATCGATGAGCGCCAATTCGGACACGGTCCAGAATTATGTCGCCAGCCTGTCGCAGACCTTTGGCGGGCAGGAGGCAGGGCTACGGACGCTCGCCGGCACGATCCAGCGCGAGGCACTGGTGATGACGTTCAACGACATATTCTGGATGCTCGGGGTCGGGATCATCGCCGTCATCCCGCTCGTCCTTTTCCTGCGCCCTCTGCCCCAGGGCCAGCCCGTTGTGATGCATTGA
- a CDS encoding efflux transporter outer membrane subunit, with protein sequence MRILLLLIPLASLGACTMGPDYAGPASARAPQPSASFVRASPEARSDEPAVAAWWTVFGDPVLDGLQQRALAANPNVAIAQASLRQARSALRLEKANSAPNANLQAIYAHASLPGVDLGTSDESSGGSGQGGSGSGSDALNFYNLGFDASWEVDLWGGRRRSVEAARAQLEAAEASVADAQVSLTAEVGQAYANFRDRQQRIRLAQEAVARQGDLVALVRQRRERGAASDLDVEQQADQLEQLEAALLPLQAERDAYLNALAVLVGEVPGSLDQLLATPAAIPLPPAGTSIGDPASLLRRRPDVRAAERQYAAATAKIGVAEAARFPSVSFAGVLGIGGTKPGDVVDIDKLATIALPRLSWNILDFGRNAARVEQAKGGQDEAAARYRGVVLKALQDSEDALSRYGARLRASASVRRSLASARRVEALSRQRFEAGTGTKIQLLQSERTRLSAEQSLSQADAALAADYAGLQKALGLGWR encoded by the coding sequence ATGCGTATCCTGCTGCTTCTCATCCCCCTCGCTTCGCTGGGGGCCTGCACGATGGGGCCTGATTATGCCGGGCCCGCATCGGCGCGCGCGCCACAGCCGTCGGCGAGCTTCGTGCGCGCCTCACCGGAGGCGCGCTCCGACGAGCCTGCGGTGGCAGCCTGGTGGACGGTGTTCGGCGATCCGGTTCTCGACGGGCTGCAGCAACGGGCGCTGGCGGCCAATCCCAATGTCGCGATCGCCCAGGCGAGCCTGCGCCAGGCCCGTTCCGCGCTCCGGCTGGAAAAAGCCAATTCGGCGCCAAATGCCAATCTTCAGGCGATCTACGCGCATGCCAGCCTGCCGGGTGTGGACCTCGGAACCTCGGATGAGAGCAGCGGCGGCAGCGGCCAGGGTGGCAGCGGATCGGGCAGCGACGCACTGAACTTCTACAATCTCGGTTTCGACGCCAGCTGGGAGGTCGATCTCTGGGGTGGCCGGCGGCGGAGCGTCGAGGCTGCGCGCGCGCAACTCGAGGCGGCAGAAGCGAGCGTGGCCGACGCGCAGGTCAGCCTCACGGCCGAAGTCGGACAGGCCTATGCCAATTTCCGCGACCGCCAGCAGCGTATCCGGCTGGCGCAGGAGGCGGTGGCGCGGCAGGGCGACCTCGTGGCCCTGGTGCGTCAGCGGCGCGAGCGAGGCGCCGCATCGGACCTCGACGTCGAGCAACAGGCCGACCAGCTCGAACAGCTCGAAGCGGCGTTGCTGCCATTGCAGGCCGAGCGCGACGCCTATCTCAACGCGCTGGCGGTGCTCGTCGGCGAGGTGCCGGGCAGCCTCGACCAGCTTCTTGCCACGCCTGCCGCCATCCCTCTCCCGCCGGCTGGAACGTCGATCGGCGATCCGGCCTCCTTGCTGCGGCGTCGGCCCGACGTCCGCGCCGCAGAACGGCAATATGCGGCGGCAACCGCGAAGATCGGTGTCGCCGAAGCCGCACGCTTTCCCAGCGTCAGCTTCGCTGGCGTACTCGGGATAGGCGGGACCAAGCCCGGGGACGTGGTCGACATCGACAAGCTCGCGACCATCGCCTTGCCACGCCTGTCCTGGAACATCCTCGATTTCGGCCGGAACGCGGCGCGGGTCGAACAGGCGAAGGGCGGGCAGGACGAGGCTGCGGCGCGCTATCGTGGCGTTGTGCTGAAAGCTCTGCAGGACAGCGAGGATGCGCTGTCCCGCTACGGCGCCCGGTTGCGGGCTTCGGCGAGCGTGCGGCGCTCGCTCGCGTCGGCTCGGCGCGTCGAAGCGCTGTCGCGCCAGCGCTTCGAAGCCGGGACCGGCACGAAGATCCAGTTGCTCCAGTCCGAGCGGACCCGCCTGTCCGCAGAACAGTCACTGTCGCAGGCCGATGCAGCGCTCGCGGCCGATTATGCCGGGCTCCAGAAGGCGCTGGGCCTCGGCTGGCGCTGA
- a CDS encoding alpha/beta fold hydrolase: MTISRRYAQCSEGQIHLRESGTADQPVVAFYHQTASSGAMFEQVMEGLADGYHCLSFDSPGFGGSYQPEAIPDIRYMADRLIEALDDLRVDALHLCGHHTGGCIALEMASAIPERVRSLTIIGPVVATEQEKIEYRKTFVQPFAVEASGGFLQGAWDYLRSIGAGANMDLHLRELIDHLVAHRSMPMAFSAAWNQDVAGLLATATVPLHVMCSRDDVLWPLFERACAIRPDAAQTIVEGADFQPDLDAAGVTRALRAFLDG; encoded by the coding sequence ATGACGATCAGCCGACGTTACGCACAGTGCAGCGAGGGTCAGATCCACCTGCGCGAAAGCGGTACTGCCGATCAGCCGGTCGTGGCCTTCTATCATCAGACCGCCTCTTCGGGCGCGATGTTCGAACAGGTGATGGAAGGACTCGCCGACGGCTATCATTGCCTCTCGTTCGACTCCCCCGGCTTCGGAGGCTCCTATCAACCCGAGGCAATTCCCGACATTCGCTACATGGCCGATCGCCTGATCGAGGCGCTCGACGACCTCCGCGTCGATGCGCTCCACCTGTGCGGCCACCACACGGGCGGGTGCATCGCGCTGGAAATGGCCTCCGCCATTCCCGAACGGGTGCGGTCACTCACGATCATCGGGCCGGTCGTCGCGACCGAACAGGAAAAGATCGAATACCGAAAGACGTTCGTCCAGCCTTTCGCGGTGGAAGCCAGCGGTGGCTTTCTTCAAGGGGCCTGGGATTATCTCCGCTCGATCGGGGCCGGTGCGAACATGGACCTCCATCTGCGCGAATTGATCGACCATCTCGTCGCGCACCGCAGCATGCCAATGGCCTTCTCGGCGGCCTGGAACCAGGACGTGGCCGGGCTGCTGGCGACGGCGACGGTTCCGCTGCACGTGATGTGCTCACGGGACGACGTCTTGTGGCCCCTGTTCGAACGCGCCTGTGCGATCCGGCCGGACGCCGCCCAGACCATCGTCGAGGGCGCCGATTTCCAGCCCGATCTCGACGCCGCCGGCGTCACCCGCGCGCTGCGGGCCTTTCTCGACGGCTGA
- a CDS encoding DUF3008 family protein: MPAKSAAQQKAAGAALSAKRGDTPKTKLKGASKSMEESMSEKELEKMASTTRKGKAEHKG; the protein is encoded by the coding sequence ATGCCTGCAAAATCAGCCGCGCAACAAAAGGCCGCGGGCGCCGCGCTTTCGGCGAAACGGGGCGATACGCCCAAGACCAAGCTGAAGGGCGCCTCGAAATCGATGGAAGAGTCGATGAGCGAAAAGGAACTCGAGAAAATGGCCTCGACCACGCGTAAGGGGAAAGCCGAGCACAAGGGCTGA
- a CDS encoding glycosyltransferase, which translates to MGHYAIVAPPLAGHVNPLVALGETLIDRGHRVSFLLREDAASLLGEARIAPVILKDAAPGDHDRLLRSFGRPHQLLATQRTIAAVAAWAEQLCRQAPALLRQIGATMVIADQMEVAGPLVAQIAGLPCVVVATALPTDREPGIPPIYLGWNYHAGPFGPWRNRGGYRVVDWLMRPVAEVLRRHADAHGIDVADAAGDRCTTLYQAVSSIDFPRRRPSSTMHHVGPLRRDVPAEPPARHEGQAPLIFCSFGSLQGNRPDLFARIAEACSTHGAHLVIAHGGLLSEEAEKALSGMAEVHAFVPQRRILEQAAVAITHGGFNTVLDALSFGVPLLALPMAFEQHATAARIRYRGVGITLPPTASTARLAMAIGGLLTEDRYRQAAAVVQREIGSAGGVARAADIIEREEVRCRIDRAAGERTPCAERRA; encoded by the coding sequence ATGGGGCATTATGCGATCGTGGCGCCTCCTCTGGCGGGGCATGTCAATCCGCTGGTTGCGCTGGGGGAGACGCTGATCGATCGCGGCCACCGGGTCAGTTTCCTGCTGCGGGAAGACGCAGCATCCCTGCTCGGTGAAGCGCGTATCGCGCCGGTGATACTGAAGGACGCTGCGCCGGGTGATCATGACCGGCTGTTGCGGTCCTTCGGAAGGCCACACCAGTTACTGGCGACGCAACGAACGATAGCGGCCGTCGCGGCGTGGGCGGAACAGCTTTGCCGGCAGGCACCGGCCCTTCTGCGGCAGATCGGCGCCACGATGGTGATCGCCGACCAGATGGAAGTGGCCGGCCCCTTGGTCGCGCAGATTGCGGGGTTGCCCTGCGTGGTGGTTGCGACCGCCCTGCCGACCGATCGGGAGCCGGGTATCCCGCCAATCTATCTCGGATGGAATTATCATGCCGGGCCGTTCGGCCCATGGCGCAATCGCGGCGGATATCGCGTGGTGGACTGGCTGATGCGACCCGTGGCCGAAGTTCTGCGCCGCCACGCCGATGCCCATGGGATAGATGTCGCCGATGCGGCCGGCGATCGATGCACGACGCTTTACCAGGCGGTCTCGTCGATCGACTTCCCTCGTCGCCGCCCATCGTCGACGATGCACCATGTCGGCCCGCTGCGCAGGGACGTGCCCGCCGAGCCGCCCGCCCGCCACGAGGGACAGGCGCCGCTGATCTTCTGTTCCTTCGGCAGCCTTCAGGGAAATCGACCGGACCTGTTCGCCCGCATCGCCGAGGCGTGCAGCACGCACGGAGCCCATCTGGTGATCGCCCATGGTGGCCTCCTGTCGGAGGAGGCGGAAAAAGCGCTGAGCGGAATGGCCGAGGTTCATGCCTTCGTGCCGCAACGCCGGATACTCGAGCAGGCGGCCGTGGCGATCACCCATGGTGGCTTCAACACAGTGCTCGACGCGCTCAGTTTCGGCGTGCCCCTGCTCGCTTTGCCCATGGCGTTCGAGCAGCACGCCACCGCCGCGCGCATTCGTTATCGTGGCGTGGGGATCACGCTGCCGCCGACCGCCTCGACCGCGCGCCTTGCAATGGCGATTGGCGGCTTGCTCACGGAAGACCGCTATCGACAGGCGGCGGCGGTTGTGCAGCGCGAGATCGGTTCTGCCGGAGGCGTTGCCCGCGCAGCCGATATCATCGAGCGCGAGGAAGTCCGTTGCCGGATCGATCGAGCCGCTGGCGAACGGACCCCATGTGCGGAGCGCAGGGCATGA
- a CDS encoding potassium-transporting ATPase subunit F has product MTIDLWLAAITAGGLLAYLVAVLVRPERF; this is encoded by the coding sequence ATGACTATCGACCTCTGGCTCGCCGCGATCACTGCGGGCGGGCTTCTCGCCTATCTGGTGGCCGTGCTCGTCCGGCCCGAACGCTTCTGA